A single Lactuca sativa cultivar Salinas chromosome 8, Lsat_Salinas_v11, whole genome shotgun sequence DNA region contains:
- the LOC111909193 gene encoding pentatricopeptide repeat-containing protein At1g05750, chloroplastic isoform X1, whose amino-acid sequence MKTAHLIKSASSYKSVYKTTINQSIVDTFLLQCQNFKQFNQIICQMIVTGFIKDAYAASRILNFSTGQSSFINLHYSRKIFDHIESSNGFIYNTMMRAYLQINHPKETVFLYELMLNNKNNVYPDSYTYPLLIQACIARCSILEGKEIHNHVVKMGFDSDVYVRNNLINMYSVCGDMVDARKVFDENPVRDSVTWNSILAGYVQMGNVEEAKLIFDQMPEKNIIASNSMIVLFGRCGRVPEAYHLFINMKEKDLVSWTALISCYEQSGMHQQALNLFIEMNGIGIKTDEVAVISVLSACAQSSIMNTGTSIHGLIVTSGTASYVNIKNALIHMYSTWGDISAAEKLFNSSTHLDIISWNSMITCYSKCGSLDKAREVFDKMPQRDVVSWSALISGHSQVGLFDETLTLFHEMMVHGTVKPDETILVSVISACTQLAALDQGQWVHTYIKKNNLEVNFILGTTLIDMYMKLGCVESANEVFNKMEKKGVSSWNAMILGLAMNGEVEKSLEMFSQMERFGVAPNEITFVAVLGGCRHMGLVEKGRRYFDCMINIHKIEPNIKHYGCMVDLLGRVGFLEEAEKLIDSMPMAPDVATWGALLGACKKHGAIEMGKRVGLKLIQLQPDHDGFHVLLSNIYASEGSWDYVSDIRELMVQQGVDKMPGCSVIEENGVVHEFLVGDKTHPRIREIVETLDIISGEVKMVGCSSDTNEVSFYINDKEFL is encoded by the coding sequence ATGAAGACTGCACATCTGATTAAATCAGCTTCGAGTTACAAATCAGTGTATAAAACGACTATAAATCAGTCAATCGTGGACACCTTTTTGCTACAATgtcaaaatttcaaacaattcaACCAAATTATTTGTCAAATGATCGTCACTGGATTCATAAAAGACGCGTATGCAGCAAGCAGGATCCTCAACTTCTCTACTGGTCAATCATCATTCATTAATCTTCATTACTCTCGTAAAATCTTTGATCACATCGAGAGCTCAAATGGGTTTATCTATAACACCATGATGCGTGCTTACTTGCAGATAAACCATCCAAAAGAGACCGTTTTTCTTTACGAGTTGATGTTAAATAACAAGAACAATGTTTATCCGGATAGCTATACTTATCCTCTACTAATCCAAGCGTGCATCGCTAGGTGTTCAATTTTGGAGGGGAAAGAGATACACAACCATGTAGTGAAAATGGGTTTTGATTCCGATGTTTATGTACGAAACAATTTGATCAATATGTATAGTGTCTGTGGCGATATGGTGGATGCACGGAAGGTGTTTGATGAAAATCCTGTGAGAGATTCAGTTACATGGAATTCAATTTTGGCTGGGTACGTTCAGATGGGTAATGTAGAAGAAGCAAAGCTGATATTTGATCAGATGCCTGAGAAGAATATAATCGCATCAAATTCCATGATCGTATTGTTTGGTCGGTGTGGACGTGTCCCTGAAGCTTACCACTTGTTTATCAACATGAAAGAGAAAGATCTCGTTTCCTGGACTGCATTAATTAGTTGCTATGAGCAAAGCGGCATGCATCAACAGGCTTTGAATTTGTTTATCGAAATGAATGGAATTGGAATCAAGACAGACGAAGTTGCAGTGATTAGTGTTCTTTCTGCGTGTGCTCAATCATCAATTATGAACACAGGAACATCCATCCATGGATTAATTGTAACGAGTGGAACTGCATCATATGTTAACATCAAAAACGCTTTGATTCACATGTACTCAACTTGGGGAGATATATCAGCTGCAGAAAAACTCTTTAATTCAAGCACCCACTTAGATATTATTTCTTGGAACTCCATGATCACTTGCTACTCAAAATGTGGCTCACTTGATAAAGCCCGTgaggtgtttgataaaatgcctcaAAGAGATGTAGTGTCATGGAGTGCACTTATATCCGGACACTCCCAAGTCGGTCTATTCGACGAAACTCTAACCTTGTTCCATGAGATGATGGTTCATGGAACCGTTAAGCCGGATGAGACCATTTTGGTTAGTGTCATCTCGGCTTGTACACAGTTAGCCGCCCTTGACCAAGGTCAATGGGTTCACACGTACATAAAAAAGAACAATTTAGAGGTTAATTTTATTCTTGGTACTACCCTTATAGACATGTACATGAAGCTAGGGTGTGTCGAAAGTGCAAATGAGGTTTTCAACAAAATGGAGAAAAAAGGAGTATCATCATGGAACGCTATGATTCTAGGGCTTGCAATGAATGGAGAGGTCGAGAAGTCGCTAGAAATGTTTTCACAAATGGAAAGATTTGGTGTAGCCCCTAATGAGATTACATTTGTGGCGGTTCTTGGTGGTTGCCGCCACATGGGGTTGGTGGAGAAAGGGCGGCGCTACTTTGATTGCATGATCAATATACACAAAATTGAGCCGAATATCAAACATTATGGATGCATGGTTGATCTTCTTGGGCGTGTGGGGTTTCTTGAAGAAGCTGAAAAGCTAATTGACAGTATGCCAATGGCACCAGATGTAGCTACATGGGGTGCGTTGCTTGGTGCTTGTAAGAAACATGGTGCTATTGAAATGGGAAAGAGGGTCGGGTTGAAGCTGATTCAGCTTCAACCCGACCACGATGGGTTTCATGTTTTATTGTCGAATATTTATGCTTCCGAGGGGAGTTGGGATTATGTTTCGGATATAAGAGAGTTGATGGTTCAACAAGGTGTTGATAAAATGCCGGGGTGTAGTGTGATTGAAGAGAATGGTGTGGTGCATGAATTTCTTGTTGGGGATAAGACACATCCTCGTATTCGTGAGATTGTGGAAACTTTGGATATAATTAGTGGAGAAGTGAAAATGGTGGGTTGTTCATCGGATACAAATGAGGTTTCTTTTTACATAAATGACAAAGAGTTTTTATAA
- the LOC111909193 gene encoding pentatricopeptide repeat-containing protein At1g08070, chloroplastic isoform X2 yields the protein MQQAGSSTSLLINHPKETVFLYELMLNNKNNVYPDSYTYPLLIQACIARCSILEGKEIHNHVVKMGFDSDVYVRNNLINMYSVCGDMVDARKVFDENPVRDSVTWNSILAGYVQMGNVEEAKLIFDQMPEKNIIASNSMIVLFGRCGRVPEAYHLFINMKEKDLVSWTALISCYEQSGMHQQALNLFIEMNGIGIKTDEVAVISVLSACAQSSIMNTGTSIHGLIVTSGTASYVNIKNALIHMYSTWGDISAAEKLFNSSTHLDIISWNSMITCYSKCGSLDKAREVFDKMPQRDVVSWSALISGHSQVGLFDETLTLFHEMMVHGTVKPDETILVSVISACTQLAALDQGQWVHTYIKKNNLEVNFILGTTLIDMYMKLGCVESANEVFNKMEKKGVSSWNAMILGLAMNGEVEKSLEMFSQMERFGVAPNEITFVAVLGGCRHMGLVEKGRRYFDCMINIHKIEPNIKHYGCMVDLLGRVGFLEEAEKLIDSMPMAPDVATWGALLGACKKHGAIEMGKRVGLKLIQLQPDHDGFHVLLSNIYASEGSWDYVSDIRELMVQQGVDKMPGCSVIEENGVVHEFLVGDKTHPRIREIVETLDIISGEVKMVGCSSDTNEVSFYINDKEFL from the exons ATGCAGCAAGCAGGATCCTCAACTTCTCTACTG ATAAACCATCCAAAAGAGACCGTTTTTCTTTACGAGTTGATGTTAAATAACAAGAACAATGTTTATCCGGATAGCTATACTTATCCTCTACTAATCCAAGCGTGCATCGCTAGGTGTTCAATTTTGGAGGGGAAAGAGATACACAACCATGTAGTGAAAATGGGTTTTGATTCCGATGTTTATGTACGAAACAATTTGATCAATATGTATAGTGTCTGTGGCGATATGGTGGATGCACGGAAGGTGTTTGATGAAAATCCTGTGAGAGATTCAGTTACATGGAATTCAATTTTGGCTGGGTACGTTCAGATGGGTAATGTAGAAGAAGCAAAGCTGATATTTGATCAGATGCCTGAGAAGAATATAATCGCATCAAATTCCATGATCGTATTGTTTGGTCGGTGTGGACGTGTCCCTGAAGCTTACCACTTGTTTATCAACATGAAAGAGAAAGATCTCGTTTCCTGGACTGCATTAATTAGTTGCTATGAGCAAAGCGGCATGCATCAACAGGCTTTGAATTTGTTTATCGAAATGAATGGAATTGGAATCAAGACAGACGAAGTTGCAGTGATTAGTGTTCTTTCTGCGTGTGCTCAATCATCAATTATGAACACAGGAACATCCATCCATGGATTAATTGTAACGAGTGGAACTGCATCATATGTTAACATCAAAAACGCTTTGATTCACATGTACTCAACTTGGGGAGATATATCAGCTGCAGAAAAACTCTTTAATTCAAGCACCCACTTAGATATTATTTCTTGGAACTCCATGATCACTTGCTACTCAAAATGTGGCTCACTTGATAAAGCCCGTgaggtgtttgataaaatgcctcaAAGAGATGTAGTGTCATGGAGTGCACTTATATCCGGACACTCCCAAGTCGGTCTATTCGACGAAACTCTAACCTTGTTCCATGAGATGATGGTTCATGGAACCGTTAAGCCGGATGAGACCATTTTGGTTAGTGTCATCTCGGCTTGTACACAGTTAGCCGCCCTTGACCAAGGTCAATGGGTTCACACGTACATAAAAAAGAACAATTTAGAGGTTAATTTTATTCTTGGTACTACCCTTATAGACATGTACATGAAGCTAGGGTGTGTCGAAAGTGCAAATGAGGTTTTCAACAAAATGGAGAAAAAAGGAGTATCATCATGGAACGCTATGATTCTAGGGCTTGCAATGAATGGAGAGGTCGAGAAGTCGCTAGAAATGTTTTCACAAATGGAAAGATTTGGTGTAGCCCCTAATGAGATTACATTTGTGGCGGTTCTTGGTGGTTGCCGCCACATGGGGTTGGTGGAGAAAGGGCGGCGCTACTTTGATTGCATGATCAATATACACAAAATTGAGCCGAATATCAAACATTATGGATGCATGGTTGATCTTCTTGGGCGTGTGGGGTTTCTTGAAGAAGCTGAAAAGCTAATTGACAGTATGCCAATGGCACCAGATGTAGCTACATGGGGTGCGTTGCTTGGTGCTTGTAAGAAACATGGTGCTATTGAAATGGGAAAGAGGGTCGGGTTGAAGCTGATTCAGCTTCAACCCGACCACGATGGGTTTCATGTTTTATTGTCGAATATTTATGCTTCCGAGGGGAGTTGGGATTATGTTTCGGATATAAGAGAGTTGATGGTTCAACAAGGTGTTGATAAAATGCCGGGGTGTAGTGTGATTGAAGAGAATGGTGTGGTGCATGAATTTCTTGTTGGGGATAAGACACATCCTCGTATTCGTGAGATTGTGGAAACTTTGGATATAATTAGTGGAGAAGTGAAAATGGTGGGTTGTTCATCGGATACAAATGAGGTTTCTTTTTACATAAATGACAAAGAGTTTTTATAA
- the LOC111909194 gene encoding putative pentatricopeptide repeat-containing protein At1g56570, which translates to MQLPLVCYRLKLQKSSTIVVPRRFSCSGKVCERQTIGHHGNQKSATMSFRKLPNQIPLLIRNKPQSNPQPFQSNSHAKQSTNLIKAYFNNGLLNHARQLFEEMPDRDVVAWTAMISGYTACNHHNSAWMMFKDMTRESSDHPNAFTFSSVLKACKGMKSHCCGALSHGLALKHGLVGASIYVDNALLDMYATCCVSMELSHSVFQEIPVKNQVSWTTLITGFTHRDNGVAALEVFQQMFMEKAEQSPYSFSIAIRACAGITSHTYGTQIHASVVKHGFDRNIPVSNSLLDMYCKCNRFQEADNCFKEMNEKDDITWNTLISGYQNSNPIKSLHLLSQMELLGCHPNHFTFSSLITACTNLSILTCGQQIHGKIFKIGLDNNLPLANSLIDMYSKSGDIKDSKRVFSELCNRDVVSWTSMMIGFGNHGYGNEAVRLFNEMVDSGIRPDTIVFMAILTACSHSGLVNEGLSYFKLMINEYGIIPSREIYACVVDLLGRGGRVGEAYEVIKSMPFKGDESVWAAFLGACRAHGQPKMMSACAREVLDLKPRKSGIYVLLGDMYALEGKWGDRVKMRRLLNESGNKKVAGRSWVEVRDRIYSFVAGDGDRCDSYVGPIYEVLSVLGRHMVEKIEVS; encoded by the exons ATGCAACTTCCTCTAGTTTGCTACCGACTGAAACTACAGAAAAGCTCAACAATTGTCGTCCCTCGACGTTTTTCCTGCAGTGGAAAAGTTTGCGAGCGACAGACAATTGGTCACCATGGGAATCAAAAAAGTGCAACCATGAGTTTCAGAAAACTGCCCAATCAAATCCCTCTACTAATTCGTAACAAACCTCAATCAAACCCACAACCTTTTCAATCAAACTCTCACGCCAAACAATCTACTAATCTCATCAAGGCGTACTTCAATAATGGCCTGCTCAACCACGCACGCCAACTGTTCGAAGAAATGCCTGACCGAGACGTAGTTGCATGGACAGCCATGATTTCTGGGTACACAGCTTGTAACCACCACAACTCTGCGTGGATGATGTTTAAAGATATGACGAGGGAAAGTTCCGATCACCCAAACGCCTTCACCTTTTCAAGTGTCTTAAAGGCTTGTAAAGGAATGAAGTCCCATTGCTGTGGTGCTTTAAGCCATGGCCTTGCTTTGAAGCATGGCCTTGTTGGTGCCAGCATATATGTCGATAATGCCCTTTTGGACATGTACGCCACTTGTTGTGTTAGTATGGAGCTTTCTCATTCCGTGTTTCAAGAGATTCCCGTGAAAAATCAGGTTTCTTGGACTACACTTATAACCGGATTCACTCACAGAGACAATGGGGTTGCAGCCCTTGAAGTATTCCAACAAATGTTTATG GAAAAAGCCGAACAAAGCCCGTATAGTTTCTCAATTGCAATCCGGGCATGCGCAGGAATCACCTCTCACACATACGGAACACAAATCCACGCATCCGTGGTCAAACACGGGTTTGACCGTAACATTCCCGTATCAAACTCATTACTCGACATGTATTGCAAATGTAACCGTTTCCAAGAAGCCGACAattgttttaaagaaatgaaCGAAAAAGACGACATCACATGGAACACATTAATATCCGGATACCAAAACTCCAATCCAATCAAGTCTCTACACTTGCTTTCACAAATGGAGCTTCTCGGGTGTCACCCAAATCACTTCACATTCTCGAGCCTCATCACCGCGTGTACTAATCTCTCGATTTTGACTTGCGGTCAACAAATTCacggaaagattttcaaaatcgGACTCGATAACAATTTGCCATTAGCGAATTCGCTAATCGACATGTACTCAAAGTCCGGTGACATCAAGGATTCCAAAAGGGTATTTTCGGAATTGTGTAATCGGGATGTTGTTTCGTGGACTTCGATGATGATTGGATTCGGGAACCACGGGTACGGAAATGAAGCGGTTCGGTTGTTTAACGAAATGGTGGATTCGGGTATACGACCCGATACGATTGTATTTATGGCAATTCTTACGGCTTGTAGTCATTCGGGACTTGTTAATGAGGGGTTAAGTTACTTTAAATTGATGATTAATGAGTATGGAATTATCCCGAGTAGAGAGATTTATGCGTGTGTTGTTGATTTACTCGGGCGGGGCGGGCGGGTTGGGGAGGCGTATGAGGTGATAAAAAGTATGCCGTTTAAGGGCGATGAATCGGTTTGGGCAGCGTTCCTTGGAGCTTGTCGGGCACACGGGCAGCCGAAGATGATGAGTGCATGTGCCCGAGAGGTGTTGGATTTGAAGCCTAGAAAATCGGGGATTTATGTGTTGTTGGGTGATATGTATGCTTTGGAAGGTAAATGGGGTGATAGGGTGAAGATGAGGCGGTTGTTGAATGAATCCGGGAATAAGAAAGTTGCGGGGAGGAGTTGGGTGGAGGTTCGTGATCGGATTTATAGTTTTGTTGCCGGAGATGGAGATAGGTGTGATTCGTATGTGGGGCCCATTTACGAGGTTCTTAGCGTGTTGGGTCGTCACATGGTAGAGAAAATTGAAGTTTCTtga